From one Rhopalosiphum padi isolate XX-2018 chromosome 2, ASM2088224v1, whole genome shotgun sequence genomic stretch:
- the LOC132922507 gene encoding LOW QUALITY PROTEIN: mediator of RNA polymerase II transcription subunit 8 (The sequence of the model RefSeq protein was modified relative to this genomic sequence to represent the inferred CDS: deleted 2 bases in 2 codons), translating to MKLFPTYKKSEMQREDKQLELVLENFQSKLNEFKAQIYALIFKLEHERDNVNWTTVLDTFAVFSTQYTAIMKYLSYEKLPQLRNYSVLPLMLNPERDEDLARITENRVPALSHDIVPDFLRTKTEPEVEHKLMQVEHKAGSLQFETAQKQLAAFNKVVNHVLDLVSKAREEWEVETGARVGIGQTSSVADLHTLVSAVSMGKNLKPMVPQVSPGGMMVPPTGRPVTPSMGPNTPPMGMMPKPPPGMKTNVKTAGAPHPYR from the exons ATGAAATT attTCCGACGTACAAAAAATCCGAAATGCAGCGTGAAGACAAACAACTGGAGCTGGTGCTTGAAAATTTCCAGAGCAAGTTGAATGAGTTTAAAGCTCAAATATACGCTCTTATATTCAAGCTAGAGCACGAACGAGACAATGTCAATTGGACGACAGTGCTTGATACATTCGCTGTATTCTCAACACAATATACTGCCATCATGAAGTATCTCTCCTACGAAAAGCTTCCACAGTTACGTAACTACAGTGTGTTGCCACTGATGTTAAACCCTGAGCGCGATGAGGATCTTGCGCGAATTACCGAGAATCGAGTGCCAGCCCTGTCCCATGACATTGTACCCGATTTTTTGCGTACTAAAACTGAACCTGAAGTTGAACACAAACTCATGCAG GTTGAGCACAAGGCGGGTAGCTTACAATTTGAAACAGCACAAAAACAGCTGGCGGCATTCAACAAAGTAGTTAATCATGTATTGGACTTAGTGTCTAAAGCCAGAGAAGAATGGGAAGTGGAAACTGGAGCTCGTGTTGGCATTGGTCAAACTTCATCAGTTGCAGACTTGCATACACTTGTATCGGCTGTAAGTATGGGT AAAAATTTGAAACCAATGGTGCCACAAGTATCTCCTGGTGGTATGATGGTG CCCCCGACTGGTAGACCAGTTACTCCTAGTATGGGGCCAAATACACCACCAATGGGTATGATGCCTAAACCACCTCCTGGAATGAAGACCAATGTAAAGACTGCTGGAGCACCTCATccatatagataa
- the LOC132922506 gene encoding LOW QUALITY PROTEIN: uncharacterized protein LOC132922506 (The sequence of the model RefSeq protein was modified relative to this genomic sequence to represent the inferred CDS: deleted 2 bases in 2 codons), which produces MDQMLPSPGFSIPSIGTPVHQPEEDQQIMQMPPLQPQGLAMSTSSLPTQQSMNKIYQTNNMGYATPHSMMHSQTPVHQSMPSLTSISSSSSTIPALQTIQNPATPAPMTPMTPASADPGIVPQLQNIVSTVNLGCRLDLKTIALHARNAEFNPKRFAAVIMRIREPRTTALIFSSGKMVCTGAKSEEDSRLAARKYARIIQKLSFPAKFLDFKIQNMVGSCDVKFPIRLEGLVLTHGQFSSYEPELFPGLIYRMVKPRIVLLIFVSGKVVLTGAKVRQEIYDAYDNIYPILKSFKKN; this is translated from the exons ATGGATCAAATGTTACCGAGTCCGGGGTTCAGTATTCCCAGTATTGGAACCCCAGTACATCAACCAGAAGAAGACCAACAGATTATGCAAATGCCACCGCTACAACCACAAGGTCTAGCTATGAGTACTAGTAGTCTACCGACTCAACAgtcaatgaataaaatatatcagaCGAACAACATGGGTTACGCCACACCACACAGCATGATGCATTCACAAACACCc GTACATCAAAGTATGCCATCTTTAACATCCATCAGTTCATCGTCATCAACTATACCAGCGCTACAAACCATTCAAAACCCAGCAACGCCTGCTCCGATGACACCTATGACACCAGCTTCTGCTGATCCCGGGATTGTACCTCAACTCCA gaATATAGTATCCACGGTAAATCTTGGATGTCGGCTTGACCTA AAAACCATTGCTTTACATGCACGTAATGCTGAATTTAATCCAAAACGATTTGCTGCTGTCATAATGAGAATACGTGAACCACGTACTACAGCTTTAATCTTTAGTTCTGGTAAAATGGTATGTACTGGTGCAAAAAGTGAAGAAGATTCTAGACTGGCGGCAAGGAAATATGCTAGGATCATTCAAAAGCTCAGCTTTCCA gcaaAGTTTTTAgactttaaaattcaaaacatggTTGGCAGTTGTGACGTGAAGTTTCCTATACGTCTCGAGGGATTGGTGCTCACTCATGGCCAGTTTAGCAG ttaTGAACCAGAACTATTTCCTGGACTTATTTACAGAATGGTTAAACCACGTATTGTGTTACTCATTTTTGTGTCTGGAAAAGTT GTACTGACag GTGCCAAAGTACGTCAAGAAATTTATGATgcctatgataatatttatccaatattgaaaagctttaaaaaaaactaa
- the LOC132922509 gene encoding spermatogenesis-associated protein 22-like isoform X2: MDSLTSSPSSNKRHHPYSRRLELQATPVLALSTSNIAQNNSNKPIDESKAVIDEGMKLLVGSVKQVARWCRLLSFLEQTKIIYQVFGIMDSVITGSNRCEKIFCLRSEHKKSGIVCVFYEIDRKMPNISKGTLVLCTGHVKGKNKLQIFTIRELHEDKNTFDRISLVSHWTINDILIYKV; this comes from the exons ATGGATTCTTTAACAAGTAGTCCGAGTTCCAATAAACGTCATCATCCCTACAGTCGAAGATTGGAACTACAGGCAACGCCCGT atTGGCATTGTCTACTTCCAACATTGCTCAAAATAATAGCAACAAGCCCATTGATGAATCTAAAGCTGTAATCGATGAGGGAATGAAGCTTTTGGTTGGCAGTGTTAAACAAGTAGCACGATGGTGCCGATTGTTATCATTTTTGGAACAGACCAAAATTATTTACCAAGTATtcg gaATTATGGATTCTGTGATAACTGGCAGTAATAGATGTGAAAAAATCTTTTGTTTACGCAGTGAACATAAAAAATCTGGAATAGtatgtgtattttatgaaatagaCAGAAAAATGCCTAATATATCTAAGGGAACATTAGTTTT ATGTACTGGTCAcgtaaaaggaaaaaataaattgcaaattttCACTATTCGAGAATTACATGAAGACAAAAACACATTTGACAGAATATCTTTAGTTAGTCATTGgacaattaatgatattttaatatataaggtGTAG
- the LOC132922509 gene encoding spermatogenesis-associated protein 22-like isoform X1 yields the protein MDSLTSSPSSNKRHHPYSRRLELQATPVLALSTSNIAQNNSNKPIDESKAVIDEGMKLLVGSVKQVARWCRLLSFLEQTKIIYQVFVLGIMDSVITGSNRCEKIFCLRSEHKKSGIVCVFYEIDRKMPNISKGTLVLCTGHVKGKNKLQIFTIRELHEDKNTFDRISLVSHWTINDILIYKV from the exons ATGGATTCTTTAACAAGTAGTCCGAGTTCCAATAAACGTCATCATCCCTACAGTCGAAGATTGGAACTACAGGCAACGCCCGT atTGGCATTGTCTACTTCCAACATTGCTCAAAATAATAGCAACAAGCCCATTGATGAATCTAAAGCTGTAATCGATGAGGGAATGAAGCTTTTGGTTGGCAGTGTTAAACAAGTAGCACGATGGTGCCGATTGTTATCATTTTTGGAACAGACCAAAATTATTTACCAAGTATtcg ttttaggaATTATGGATTCTGTGATAACTGGCAGTAATAGATGTGAAAAAATCTTTTGTTTACGCAGTGAACATAAAAAATCTGGAATAGtatgtgtattttatgaaatagaCAGAAAAATGCCTAATATATCTAAGGGAACATTAGTTTT ATGTACTGGTCAcgtaaaaggaaaaaataaattgcaaattttCACTATTCGAGAATTACATGAAGACAAAAACACATTTGACAGAATATCTTTAGTTAGTCATTGgacaattaatgatattttaatatataaggtGTAG
- the LOC132922503 gene encoding asparagine synthetase domain-containing protein 1 isoform X2 encodes MDRKGNILLWNGDVYSWNLTMNASIKDSDTKIISDFLCDGGSMELLMTSVHGPYSIIYYDCEQKVLWVGRDPIGRISLLWNISTNKLIVTSVGHKDIPDLKEVPAIGLFKFDLNACKLVPQLYQWSHTRFDCDYDIPNELQYFKQICVHHVTNPEDSILHQNDQLNMSELLSHQEFCKNVSNLIHHLSQSVQKRTTINPKACKMCEFKCDHAKIAILFSGGIDSALLALLASKYVESDEPIDLLNVSFERPANSNNFECPDRQTCLNTLEELKILCPTRRWNLIKIDIPNVELQQKRFDTIRHLIYPLKTVLDDSLGCSLWFASRGLGKCNGKSYKTPARVLLSGMGADELLGGYTRYRKILQRHGWQSLNEELDKDFSKIPSRNLGRDNRVCCDHGRQLRTPYLDEHFVEFIRELAPWQRCWPKEPYPINLGEKLLLRLAAFKLGLVNAACLPKRALQFGSRIANKKENGSDISDRL; translated from the exons ATGGATCGAAAGGGCAATATACTGCTGTGGAATGGTGATGTGTACAGTTGGAATCTGACG ATGAATGCTAGCATTAAAGACAgcgatacaaaaataatatcagatTTTCTATGCGATGGAGGTAGCATGGAATTGCTTATGACTTCTGTCCATGGTCCATATTCCATTATCTATTATGACTGTGAACAAAAAGTCTTGTGGGTCGGAAGAGATCCAATAGGACGCATCAGTTTGTTATGGAACATcagtacaaataaattaattgtcacTTCCGTTGGACACAAAGACATTCCAGATCTAAAAGAAGTGCCAGCGATTGGGTTgttcaaatttgatttaaatgcaTGCAAACtgg ttCCTCAATTATATCAGTGGTCACACACACGTTTTGATTGTGATTATGACATTCCAaatgaattacaatattttaaacaaatctgTGTTCATCATGTCACCAACCCTGAAGATTCTATATTACATCAAAATGATCAATTAAATATGTCTGAGCTATTATCACACCAAGAATTTTGTAAGAATGTCAGTAATCTGATTCACCATTTGTCACAGTCAGTTCAAAAAAGAACAACAATCAATCCAAAGGCTTGTAAAATGTGCGAGTTCAAATGTGATCATGCAAAAattgctattttattttcaggAGGTATTGATTCAGCATTACTAGCTCTATTAGCTTCTAAATATGTTGAATCTGATGAACCGAttgatttgttaaatgtttCATTTGAAAGACCAGCAAATTCTAACAATTTTGAATGTCCAGATAGACAAACATGTTTAAATACATTAGaagagttaaaaatattatgtccaaCTAGACGATGGAACTTAATAAAA ATAGATATACCAAAtgttgaattacaacaaaaacgtTTTGACACTATACGTCATCTCATATATCCCTTAAAAACTGTCCTAGATGATAGTCTAGGTTGTTCATTGTGGTTTGCCTCTCGAGGACTCGGTAAATGTAATGGCAAATCTTACAAAACCCCTGCTCga GTTTTATTGTCTGGAATGGGTGCAGACGAGTTATTAGGCGGTTATACAAGGTATAGAAAAATTTTACAGCGACATGGTTGGCAATCACTGAATGAAGAGTTAGATAAAGATTTTTCCAAAATACCTTCACGTAATCTAGGTCGAGATAATCGTGTGTGTTGTGATCATGGCCGTCAGTTACGTACTCCATATTTAGATGAACATTTTGTAGAATTTATAAGAGAACTTGCACCATGGCAacg gtgtTGGCCAAAAGAACCATATCCAATCAACCTGGGTGAAAAACTATTGTTACGATTAGCAGCTTTCAAATTGGGACTTGTAAATGCAGCATGTTTACCAAAACGAGCTTTACAGTTTGGCTCAAGAATAgccaataaaaaagaaaatggaAGTGATATAAGTGatcgattataa
- the LOC132922503 gene encoding asparagine synthetase domain-containing protein 1 isoform X1 has product MCGIFCSFVKGSTVCGEISKCRSSLQKRGPDVGSTHQVNVNGYTALFSGNILWTQGERPTGQPYMDRKGNILLWNGDVYSWNLTMNASIKDSDTKIISDFLCDGGSMELLMTSVHGPYSIIYYDCEQKVLWVGRDPIGRISLLWNISTNKLIVTSVGHKDIPDLKEVPAIGLFKFDLNACKLVPQLYQWSHTRFDCDYDIPNELQYFKQICVHHVTNPEDSILHQNDQLNMSELLSHQEFCKNVSNLIHHLSQSVQKRTTINPKACKMCEFKCDHAKIAILFSGGIDSALLALLASKYVESDEPIDLLNVSFERPANSNNFECPDRQTCLNTLEELKILCPTRRWNLIKIDIPNVELQQKRFDTIRHLIYPLKTVLDDSLGCSLWFASRGLGKCNGKSYKTPARVLLSGMGADELLGGYTRYRKILQRHGWQSLNEELDKDFSKIPSRNLGRDNRVCCDHGRQLRTPYLDEHFVEFIRELAPWQRCWPKEPYPINLGEKLLLRLAAFKLGLVNAACLPKRALQFGSRIANKKENGSDISDRL; this is encoded by the exons ATGTGCGGTATATTTTGTTCGTTCGTCAAAGGGTCAACCGTGTGTGGCGAG ATTAGCAAGTGTAGATCGTCGCTGCAGAAGAGGGGCCCGGATGTGGGTTCCACTCATCAGGTTAATGTTAATGGATACACTGCGTTGTTCTCGGGCAATATATTGTGGACTCAAGGAGAACGCCCCACCGGACAACCATATATGGATCGAAAGGGCAATATACTGCTGTGGAATGGTGATGTGTACAGTTGGAATCTGACG ATGAATGCTAGCATTAAAGACAgcgatacaaaaataatatcagatTTTCTATGCGATGGAGGTAGCATGGAATTGCTTATGACTTCTGTCCATGGTCCATATTCCATTATCTATTATGACTGTGAACAAAAAGTCTTGTGGGTCGGAAGAGATCCAATAGGACGCATCAGTTTGTTATGGAACATcagtacaaataaattaattgtcacTTCCGTTGGACACAAAGACATTCCAGATCTAAAAGAAGTGCCAGCGATTGGGTTgttcaaatttgatttaaatgcaTGCAAACtgg ttCCTCAATTATATCAGTGGTCACACACACGTTTTGATTGTGATTATGACATTCCAaatgaattacaatattttaaacaaatctgTGTTCATCATGTCACCAACCCTGAAGATTCTATATTACATCAAAATGATCAATTAAATATGTCTGAGCTATTATCACACCAAGAATTTTGTAAGAATGTCAGTAATCTGATTCACCATTTGTCACAGTCAGTTCAAAAAAGAACAACAATCAATCCAAAGGCTTGTAAAATGTGCGAGTTCAAATGTGATCATGCAAAAattgctattttattttcaggAGGTATTGATTCAGCATTACTAGCTCTATTAGCTTCTAAATATGTTGAATCTGATGAACCGAttgatttgttaaatgtttCATTTGAAAGACCAGCAAATTCTAACAATTTTGAATGTCCAGATAGACAAACATGTTTAAATACATTAGaagagttaaaaatattatgtccaaCTAGACGATGGAACTTAATAAAA ATAGATATACCAAAtgttgaattacaacaaaaacgtTTTGACACTATACGTCATCTCATATATCCCTTAAAAACTGTCCTAGATGATAGTCTAGGTTGTTCATTGTGGTTTGCCTCTCGAGGACTCGGTAAATGTAATGGCAAATCTTACAAAACCCCTGCTCga GTTTTATTGTCTGGAATGGGTGCAGACGAGTTATTAGGCGGTTATACAAGGTATAGAAAAATTTTACAGCGACATGGTTGGCAATCACTGAATGAAGAGTTAGATAAAGATTTTTCCAAAATACCTTCACGTAATCTAGGTCGAGATAATCGTGTGTGTTGTGATCATGGCCGTCAGTTACGTACTCCATATTTAGATGAACATTTTGTAGAATTTATAAGAGAACTTGCACCATGGCAacg gtgtTGGCCAAAAGAACCATATCCAATCAACCTGGGTGAAAAACTATTGTTACGATTAGCAGCTTTCAAATTGGGACTTGTAAATGCAGCATGTTTACCAAAACGAGCTTTACAGTTTGGCTCAAGAATAgccaataaaaaagaaaatggaAGTGATATAAGTGatcgattataa
- the LOC132922508 gene encoding THAP domain-containing protein 2-like, with protein MPTSCCVRGCKSKGNGKIKYFRFPKDENRRLQWIQALHRENFVPTNNTLICEAHFTTNDYQKRPDLIKLTNIAIPSIFNCQNNERQTTLPKKVTMDSALKSSRLPARKRHSNLSDHTYVLKLPEESIISEDIDFKKTITPSKCVAHTVYTDELRMLDVSKSNIQILKNIENPGFKMPESFKITFQPPEKNWENIAITQKKTIHDLRKKVKVLHQKIRRYASTIENLKGQLDIMIRY; from the exons atgccaACTTCTTGTTGTGTACGTGGTTGCAAGAGTAAGGGCAAtggtaaaattaagtatttcag ATTTCCTAAGGATGAAAACCGTAGACTACAGTGGATACAAGCACTTCATAGAGAAAACTTTGTTCCTACAAATAATACTTTGATTTGTGAAGCACATTTTACTACTAACGATTATCAAAAAAGACCCGATCTTATTAAGTTAACAAATATTGCCATTCCAAGTATTTTCAACTGTCAGAATAATGAAAGACAAACTACTTTACCAAAAAAAGTGACTATGGATTCGGCATTAAAATCCTCCCGATTGCCTGCAAGAAAACGTCATAGTAATTTATCAGACCATACGTATGTATTGAAACTTCCTGAGGAATCAATTATATCTGAggatatagattttaaaaaaacaattactccATCAAAATGTGTAGCCCATACTGTATATACTGATGAATTACGAATGTTAGATGTATCCAaatcaaatatacaaatattaaaaaatattgaaa atccTGGCTTTAAAATGCCAGAAAGTTTCAAAATAACTTTTCAACCTCCAGAAAAAAATTGGGAAAACATTGcgataacacaaaaaaaaactatacatgatttaagaaaaaaagtaaaagttcTTCATCAAAAAATTAGACGATATGCCTcgacaattgaaaatttaaag GGACAATTGGACATAATGATTcgttactaa
- the LOC132922504 gene encoding UDP-glucosyltransferase 2-like, with product MPSFAAVLIAICVCPALLQRTPVNAANILAVQTIPGKSHWNVMRAVLRVLTDRGHTVTVFTQFLDGDRDGYIEVDVSEETGPRLGLDASFLIENFGTTRKLMANMEIATRTNCDTIYKHPRMADILKGASTREFDLVITEPLVSECVAYMATVLRVPMVYVVPPPIVTYLERPLTGHVSNPAVVGHVLSGHGVPITFAQRFANVVLTVYCSTLKWYNERQLRLASPQPYDAIDLVKPSIIFTNTHFITEPARPLTPDVIQIGGIHLTPPEPIPKDILEFIDDAPHGVIYFTFGSVVSMSSLPENVQNAFRKALAQVPQKVLWKYEGEMKDKPKNVMTREWFPQRDILLHPNVKLFISHGGISGVYEAVDGGVPVLGFPFYYDQPRNIDNLVNAGMAISMDLLSVTEETFLNAVLEIVINDRYQKKR from the exons ATGCCGAGCTTCGCAGCGGTGTTGATTGCGATTTGCGTGTGTCCAGCGCTGCTTCAACGTACTCCTGTCAATGCCGCAAACATCCTGGCAGTGCAGACGATTCCTGGTAAGAGCCACTGGAACGTGATGCGGGCTGTGCTGCGGGTGTTGACTGACCGCGGCCACACCGTAACTGTGTTCACACAGTTTCTAGATGGTGACCGAGACGGTTATATCGAAGTGGACGTGTCCGAGGAAACGGGACCGCGACTCGGTCTAGATGCCTCGTTCTTGATCGAAAACTTCGGAACCACGCGAAAGTTGATGGCGAACATGGAGATAGCCACCCGGACGAATTGCGATACGATTTACAAACATCCACGTATGGCGGACATTTTGAAAGGCGCATCGACGAGGGAATTCGATTTAGTCATCACCGAACCACTGGTGTCCGAGTGTGTGGCGTACATGGCCACCGTGCTCCGCGTCCCTATGGTGTATGTTGTTCCGCCACCGATCGTCACGTACCTGGAACGTCCTTTGACCGGCCACGTTTCAAATCCGGCGGTCGTGGGGCACGTTCTGTCAGGTCACGGCGTTCCGATAACGTTTGCACAACGTTTTGCCAACGTGGTGCTGACGGTATACTGTTCAACGCTGAAGTGGTACAACGAACGGCAGCTCCGTCTTGCCAGCCCTCAACCGTATGATGCCATAGACCTGGTCAAACCGTCGATAATTTTCACCAACACACATTTCATTACTGAACCGGCTAGGCCGCTAACGCCCGACGTCATCCAGATCGGCGGCATTCATTTAACTCCGCCAGAGCCGATACCGAag GACATTTTGGAATTCATTGATGATGCGCCTCATGGAGTGATTTACTTCACGTTTGGTTCGGTGGTTTCGATGTCGTCGTTACCGGAAAATGTTCAGAACGCGTTCCGAAAGGCACTCGCTCAAGTTCCGCAAAAGGTGTTGTGGAAATACGAAGGAGAAATGAAAGACAAACCGAAGAATGTGATGACACGGGAATGGTTTCCGCAACGTGATATACTTT TGCATCCCAATGTGAAACTGTTTATCAGTCATGGGGGCATATCCGGAGTGTACGAAGCTGTGGACGGGGGTGTGCCTGTATTAGGCTTTCCCTTTTACTACGACCAACCAAGAAATATTGACAATTTGGTGAACGCCGGAATGGCAATCTCAATGGATCTGTTATCTGTTACTGAAGAGACATTTTTAAACGCCGTTTTGGAGATTGTCATTAACGATAG GTACCAAAAAAAACGCTAA
- the LOC132920169 gene encoding UDP-glucosyltransferase 2-like isoform X2, with translation MTSRFRVVLIAFYVCQALQPQRNQWKSVGAANILAVHTIHSNSHWNLMRGVLRALTDRGHTVTVFTPIVDGDRDGYTEVDISGDSEVRVGLNASQVTSCQSTQTIMTHIASSSRINCDIIFDHPRMREILDDHQPRIFDAVVAEVLELDCVSYAATVLRVPSIYVVPPPIVTYTERSFFGHVPNPATVSNLLFWRGVPKTFVDRFSNTLQTVCGSWLLWSEEQRLRKSDPRPFDAVEPTRPSLIFTNTHFITEPSRPLPPDVVQIGGIHLTPPGSIPKDILEFIDDAPHGVIYFTFGSLVSMSSLPEKVLIAFRESFSQIPQKVLWKYEGDMKDKPKNVMTRKWFPQRDILLHPNVKMFISHGGISGVYETVDAGVPVLGFPFFYDQPRNIGNLVDAGMAISMDLYSVTKDMLLDAILQIINDEK, from the exons ATGACCTCGCGCTTTAGAGTCGTATTGATTGCGTTTTACGTATGTCAAGCACTACAACCGCAGCGAAACCAGTGGAAGTCGGTAGGAGCAGCGAACATTCTTGCGGTGCATACGATCCACAGCAACAGCCATTGGAACCTAATGCGGGGAGTTCTGAGGGCGCTGACCGACCGCGGCCACACCGTGACAGTGTTTACACCGATCGTGGATGGTGACCGGGACGGTTACACGGAAGTGGACATTTCCGGTGACTCAGAGGTGAGGGTCGGGTTGAACGCATCACAGGTGACAAGTTGTCAGTCCACGCAAACGATTATGACTCACATTGCTAGCTCGTCACGAATTAACTGCGATATAATATTCGACCACCCAAGAATGCGAGAAATCTTGGACGACCACCAGCCGCGGATATTCGACGCGGTGGTCGCCGAGGTGCTCGAGTTGGATTGCGTGTCGTACGCGGCGACCGTTCTACGTGTACCCTCCATATACGTTGTCCCGCCACCCATCGTCACGTATACGGAGCGTTCGTTTTTCGGGCACGTCCCCAACCCAGCGACTGTCTCTAACTTGTTGTTCTGGCGCGGAGTTCCAAAAACGTTTGTCGACCGTTTTTCCAACACTCTGCAAACGGTTTGCGGTTCATGGTTGTTGTGGAGCGAAGAACAAAGGCTCCGGAAATCGGACCCGCGACCATTCGACGCCGTAGAACCGACGAGACCGTCGTTGATTTTCACCAACACGCATTTCATCACCGAACCTTCCAGGCCACTGCCTCCAGACGTTGTGCAAATTGGTGGCATACATCTGACCCCGCCAGGATCGATACCGAAG gatattttagaatttattgacGATGCTCCACATGGCGTGATTTACTTCACGTTTGGTTCATTGGTTTCAATGTCGTCGTTACCGGAAAAGGTTCTGATCGCATTTCGAGAATCATTTTCTCAAATTCCACAGAAGGTGCTGTGGAAATACGAAGGCGATATGAAAGACAAACCGAAGAATGTGATGACGCGTAAATGGTTTCCACAACGCGACATACTTT TGCACCccaatgtaaaaatgtttatcagtCATGGTGGAATATCGGGAGTGTACGAAACTGTGGACGCAGGTGTCCCTGTACTTGGATTTCCGTTTTTCTACGATCAACCGAGAAATATTGGCAATCTAGTTGACGCCGGAATGGCGATTTCTATGGACCTTTATTCTGTAACTAAAGACATGTTATTAGAcgcaattttacaaattatcaacGATGAGAAGTAG